The following nucleotide sequence is from Apodemus sylvaticus chromosome 2, mApoSyl1.1, whole genome shotgun sequence.
TTTGTTAATGTCCCATTCTTGCTAATCTTCCCTGCCACAAACACAAACAGCGACTCACATGCCACACACAGAAATACTTGTCTTTCTGTCCTATCATAAAGAAATATTGCAAAACATTCATTCTTTGGTCAAAGGGCTGCCCTATCCTTACCACATAACCAATATACTGGAAGCACTTCTGACGTACAGAGACACTAGAGGAAAACTCACTTATTTCAGTAGTAAGTTACCTACTTTTCTTTCTATACTGCGAGCTCATGGAGAAAAGGCAGTCATGGTTTGGGGGAAAATATTGTCAAGTTATGTGTCTGTAATTgcctcatcttttttttccctgttaTGACTTTAGTTATGTGAGTAGCGCTTCTGCCATTTAGTTGTCTGTGATAGATGTAGAACTACATCTTGGGCATTGAGGATCTCTAGAATTTCAAAACATATTTGGAGCAAGGTTAAGAAAGTTAGGTCAAGCATACAAGGTACCATagatgaggaagaagaataaGAACTCAAATAGAGAAGATGGCAGAAATGTAACATTGTACTAACTTTTCTTCTTGAATCAAGTTTGTGAATTCTGTCTAAATCATCTATAACCTATGCTTAAAGAAAAAATTGTTAGGAAATACTCTTGCTTTCAGAACAACTTGtacttttttctgtttcattttatgcttatttttaaaaacaagatttattttgaactatgtacgtgtatgtatgggcactcacatgtgtgcatgtctacatgcatgtgtttgtgtatgtctacATATGAGTGTAAtatccatggaggtcagaagagagtgtctGATCCCCTGAACctgaagttacaggcaattgtgagccacatgttagtgctgggaactgaactcaggtcttctgttaGAGTCATCTTTCGTGtccttttaatctcttttttTGTATAAGCTTGTCTAAAAGTGTAATGCTTAACTGGTGGTACGTATCTATCTTTGTGTACTCTGTATCCTGTGTCATTAGCATATAAGGACATAATACTGGAGTCTACTCacatagttttttatttttgttttattcattcgAAAGAATGAGTTTTTCGATATTTGTGGATATGAGTCAGAGGCAGTAAAAACTACCTCTGAAGCTGCAAAGCTTTCAGAGTCTAGGAGCTATGTGTTCAGTCCCGTGACTGTGCCTTAATCATGTACTTGGAACTGTACAGCCCTGGAGAACAAGGGCAGGGCATATGAATGGCCTCCCCTTCATGTTCTTTCTGTGCTCACCAACCTCTAGGTTCTTTTTGTCACCAGAAATGTCCTCTTGTGTATCTCAATACTTACTAATATTTCTGAAACTTCTCTGTGTATAGTAATAGTAACAGTTTAGCtttaaaatttatcatttcaATGGCAAAGTGTCTAAGGCAGCATGCAGTGCCTAATGACTTCAAGATGGTAGTTATATGGGTGAAGAACATCACCACACTGTAGTGTGGTGttggtttctatttctttattatgtCTGTGCTTCTGTATTTTTAATTGGGTACTACAATGGAGCATTTATTAGCAAAGCAAGCATTGTTGTGAAAAAAGTGGAAATCAATGCAATGAATTTGCTCTCTCTTGCTTGGtctctcctgtctcagctccctCCTTCTGATCTCAGTGTGTCCTTTCTCTTAACATCTTGTGCATTTCTCATATACtcaatacaattaaaaaaaaaacaaactaaagcaAAAAGCAATAACCAATCCCTTTACCAGAAAATAACACAAAAGCCCTAGTTAGCAGAGTAGGAAGCTTTGACATAATTTTTCTTTCCCAGTGAATGCAAGGAACTCCTTCAAATAGGCTCTTGAAGATTCAGTTTtacctttacattttatttttacttcttatttGAAAAATTGTATGATAGTTGGATCCAAGATTAGCTAAAAATATTTACAAGATCAAAAAAAATGAGCATTTATGGATCTGAAATTTAATTACTTAATCATGTACTTAACATGCTTGTCTGTAGCAAACCTTGTAGTTGCATACTTTACTTTAATTAACAAGCATTTGAGGCAGTAGTTCTGAACCTTAATAATGCTATGAGTgatcctttaacacagttcctcatggtttggtgactcccaaccatgaaaattgtcattgctacttcataactgtaattttgttactactatgaattataatgtaaatgtttgtgttgtccaatggtcttaggtgacccctgtgaagggATCATTCAATCCCACAGGGTAAGAACCATTGATTTAATGCAACATCTTTATTTGCTGCTTCATTGCACATGTAGCTGGTTCTCATATCTGCATAACTTCCATCAATATGCAATGTGGTTTTAAGCTGTCACAGTGACTTGAAGTGACTTATATAGTTTCTTATTTTAGAGGTTTTTGAATACATCATGGTAAATACTATATTGGTAGGTATATATACATGACTTTacaattttattacaaaataattttgggaTTTATCACACAAGTGACCCATGACTCAAATAATTTAATAAGCAGGCATGTATTCAACTGATTTCTTTACAGCAAGAATGAGAGTTTAATCTATCTAGGTTTTCAAGTGCATTTCATCCTCATGCTTCTAAAttatattgaaagaaaataatgtgTTAGGGATGCAATGTACCTGTCACTACTTGAGAAGACATTGAGCCCAGCCTGGTTCTCACTGTGAATGGTGGAGTGGATGGATGTAGAGAATAAGGTGACTGTTCCACTGGGGCTTGGGGGTTATCAGGACCTAGCTGGCGAGTACTGAGAACATCACTCATTGAAGTAGTAAGAAGACATTCAGGAGCCAACTCTAGTAGAATACAGATGTCATGCCCCTTTCTGGAAGGTCTTCAGATTTCAAACTTCATAGTTTTGGAAGATGTGAATATCCATAGGAATATATCTTAGGAAAGGGAACAATGAGACATGAAAACGTGTTATGTTATGTATACCTAGTTGAAGGTAAACATTTATGCAAAACTTAAAAGTGTTTTAATTCACAGAATTAAACGGTGTAGAATTCCCCACATGTTGATTCATGTTGGTGCTCACAATGTTTTAGAATTTGAggtatttcaaattttctttcttcccccccccccaagtaggCATGTTCTACCTAGTCGATATGAAGCATAAAGCCATTTGTTACCTGGGGTTAAATTCAGTAACAGTGGCAGGGCAGTTGAAGGCCGTGGCAGAGACCCTCACATTCCCGAGAGCAGGGTTGGCAAGACTTTGATGCTTTGattgtgtttctttctctgaCCATAGTCCAAAGTCCCAGGGATTGAAGTTAGGTTTGGGTTTTCATCTTGGGGTGATCACTTATTTAGGATAGACATGGAAACTTTTGTCACTTTTGTCACTCTTGTCAGTCCTCTTATGCAAAATGGAAATGGTAAAGACTGTAAGAATTAAATGATGatgtaatataaaaaattagttaagcttttaaaatgtatttttatttttaaaatatatttctaattgaaatagaattacttTATctgccctttccttcctccacctcctccaagTTCTTCCATGAACCCGATTCTCAAGTTGGTGGTAGGCTCTTTTTATATATGATAGCCCCTAAATATATATGGTagcttcatatgtgtgtgtgcataattaTAAATAGttctttaatattatatatttatcatatatttaatGTTATATATTAAAGAATTTAGAAgtctatattatttaatatatagttAACATAccttaaatgtatttctttaatatatatcacatatatacatatatgtgtgtatgtgtatgtgtatgtatatgatgtatatgtatgtgtatatgtatatgtatgtgtatgtgtatatgatgtatatgtatgtttatgtgtatgtgtatatgatgtatatgtatgtgtatacatatatgtatatgtatatatgtatatatatatgtatgtgtatgtgtatacatatatgtatacgtatatgtatatgtatatatgtatgcacaaaaAACTGCCAGTTTTTTGTTTggtgacttgtttgtttgtgtatatatggttGATCACTTTGTATTGAATAACTAATAAGGGAACTAATGCTTGGGAGAGGGTAATTTTCTGTCTCTTAGCAGCCAAAATCTTGTAGTTCTTTGTTTAAGGGTGTGGCCCTGTGAaatttttctcttcctcattAACATGACCATTGATATTGTCAGTGTTCTAGTCTAGTTTATTCAGACATTTCTGGGAAAGACTTTTTACACCAGAATTTCTGGTATCCATGAGCCATGTATTGGCTCTTGTGATCTTTATGGCCCCTCTTCCATGATGATTCTTgggcaggaggaattctggagcTATAATAGAGATGTATCCACTGGGGTTGAACTTTCTACAATCTGTTGGCCTCTGCACTGAGTCCAGATGTGGTTTTCTGTGACAATCTCCATTTGCTGTACAGAGTGGCTTCTTTGCTGAGGGGTGGTAGCTACCCTATCTGTGGATAAGATCTAGAATGTGGTAAAGAATTATCTTGGTCTAGAGAAGTGGTAATAGTAGGTTCTTCTAAGTAGGTCCTCACAAGTCCTGGGgaagctgcctcagtttcccatacTAGTCATGATTTTCCTCCTATTGAGTACATCTTAAATCCAATGAGACAGCTGTAGGTTGGCACTAACATATGCTTGCCACTTTAGTGTACCATTGTACATATTTTGCTATGCTCATAATTGCCATGATTCACAAGTGTGCAGCTGGATAGGAATgttaattgctttcttctcttagCAGCTTGCATAATAATTTCTGGAACCAGGGAAGATAGACCATATGaaagaggctttcaggtcagatccagtTCAAATAATTTGAGTCCTGTGCCTTACGTATGCAGTATCTTCAGCATTAGGGATAAACCTTAACACATGAGCAGCAACAAAGAGCTACATCTATAACATATATTGTTTTTAGAGTTACTTAGACTAACTTGGCCAAACATTCAAAAGGAGTTTTTCATGTCTGGTACTGGTAGATATAAAACAATGTGATTCCTTGAGGTTTTATCAAACAACCTTGATGTTTtttgtccctcccccccccatttatGTATTGATCATCTTCCTTATTCCCCAGTTGGACTTCTGTCCCTGTTATTCAATTTCCCACTTCATGTCACTTGCATTCTGCTATTCTCCTCCCATGCTCTCCACTTTGTCCCCTTTCTTAGTCATTTTCTGGAAATCCCATGTGATATACTCACATATGAGAATTTGCAGCTTGGAACTGCAGGTGACCTATGTCAATCTCCCTGCACAAAAATTAGTTCCAAGTAGATCAATTTGAATTAAGGTCTAGAAGAAAACATAGACAGTACACTACACGATACAGGAGTTGAGAAGGACATTCTGCAAAACATTCCATTTGTCAAAGAGTTAAAAGCCAAACGTTCGACAACTTGGAACTTAAAAAAcggaaaagcttctgtaaagccaATGAAATGATCAATAGAGTAAAGAGTAAACTCACATAGGGAGAATTTTTAACAGCTATACATTTGACAGagaattaatatccaaaatatccaACAACAATGCATCAAGGAAACAAATGAACCAATTAAAATGTGGGCTAGAGATATAAAGAGTTCtccatagaagaaataaaaatggccaaAACTAACTCAAAAAGTGCTAATTATCCTTAGTaactaggaaaataaaaattaaaatgtctatgatttcatctcaccccagtcagaataaCAGACAATTAATCACCCCAGTCAATAACAGACAATTAACCAGGTTTGGAGATTGTGGGAAAAGATGAACCCTCATTGACTGTTTTTAGGGATATGATTCCAGTCatccactctgaaaatcagtataaagaatcttcaaaaaaaaatcagtatacagaatcttcaacaacaacaaaaaaatctaaaactaaaTCTACTGTATGACTCAGCTATGTCACTCCTTGGCATATGACTAAGAGATTTGACAGCCTGTTTCACAGATATTTGCTCAACAGTCTTACAAGTCACCCTATTAACAATAGGCAGGAAAGGGGAACAGCCTAAGTGTCTTTCGGCAGATAATGCTCATGCCTATCTCATTTTGGTTCCTAGAATCTTATGCTTTTACTCATTTGCTTTCTCCCACTTCCTGTCATTCAGTCATTAATGTTGACACTTGATCCGAATACTTTGCTCTTTTACTTTACATTTAGATTTTCTACCTCTTACATAGGGAGGTCTGGCAGAGTTCAATGGACTCCTTAGACTCTTCACCTCTTCTAAACATGAGGGGATAATACCTTATGCTTAAAACACGAGagtaatgaagattaagatttccTTTTGATTCCTTTTTGAGGTTGTTTTCCAATAATGAGGATGAGTGGATAATTTGCTACCAAGAAGAATATAATGATCCCTCTATGTCCCATAGAAGTATACTGGCAGCATAACTATCGGAAAAGCCATGTTTTCctcctaaaataaaaatattaaacgtGGGTAGAAGTAGTAAGTTTTCCAAGTACTAAGTGCTGGAATACATGCAATTTAATCTCTTCCTTTTGGCTCAGACTCATCTGTGACACATTACTAATGATTCTTCATTTACCtatgaataaaaatgcaaatctgGTTATCAAATcctattaaatgtttaaaattcatttattttttaataaggtaAGTTAGAGTCAATTCCTTTTGTAAAGATATAAAGTAGCTTGCTATTTTAACAACAAGTGGGCATTGCTGTAAGATTTGGCCTGGCTGTGTTCTAAGGGGTTCTTAAACTTGTCTAACTTAATGCCTACATAAAAACTGACTTTTGTTTTCTCCCTTGCTGTTGTTAAGAAAACAAGTACAGGTGAATAAATGAATTGTGAGCCAGAAAGGGGGCACAAAGCCCTAATGCCAAATGCTTAGGAGGCTGAGATCCTAAGTTGATCcccagttccaggtcagccaaaggAGCTTAATAAAGTCTTGTTCAAACAAACATCAACTAGTATTAACTTATCAGTAACAATatttgcttagcatgtgcaagacCTCGGGTTTAGCTGCCAATACCATCCGTGCAGTTATACATGCAAATGAGTCATGAAAAGGCAAACATTATCAATAGCATGAGAAAGTTGTTTTCAAAATCTGGCATATATGGAAAGAGTGGGCTTTCAATAACAATAACCAAGAGCTTATTGTTTTTAACCTGGCTTTGCTAAGGCATATGATGGAGatgaaaagtaaaatgaaaacagTTACATTTAGTTATCTATGGGATCAGATGTGATTTAACTGTTAAATAATTTGTATTATATATAGAGAAAAAACCTTACTGATTCAAACACAGTAGGAGGTTCTGTCCTTTGAAATAGACTTAAAGTGCCTATAAACAAGGTTTAAAACATAGTAAAGCTTCCAGTTTGGCTGTCAtaaattctgtatttcttttcttttagttataTATTATACAACTTGTCATAAAGCATTCCTGAAATATGAAACAAGAAGAATAATAGTTCATTGTAAAGCAGTCATCAAACTTTCATCTCCCACAGTGACCTCATATCAGTATCTTTCTCATCTTTTGCACCAAATATTTGAGAGACCAAAGCGCGTAAGAAGAAATAAGCGTTTGGATACTAATTAATTCTCTGCAATGCGAGTGTTGGATTTTAAACACTCCCTTTTTGGGAGCCTTCTTGAGTCTAATGGACTACGCCAGACACTATTAGTCTTCCTTCTGATTCCATGTTGCTTGACTGTGGATTTTAGGGCACCCCCTCTTATCCCTAATGTGCCTTTCCTCTGGGCCTGGAATGCCCCAACTGAGTCTTGTCTCACAAGGTTTAATGAGCCACTAGATCTTAGCCTCTTCTCTTTAGTAGGAAGCCCCAGAAAATCTGCCACGGGTCAACCTGTCACGATATTTTATACTGATCGTCTGGGTCTCTATCCTCACATAGATGACACACAATTAATTTTCCATGGAGGGCTGCCCCAGCTGGGGTCTTTAAAGTCTCATTTGGAAGTAGCTAAGAAAGACATCCTGCATTACATGCCAATAGACAATGTGGGTTTGGCTGTCATTGATTGGGAAGACTGGCGGCCTACCTGGTTAAGAAACTGGAGACCCAAGGATATATACAGGAATAAGTCTATTGAGTTGGTCCGGCAACAAAATACACAACTTAATTTCACAGAAGCCGTCAGGAGGGCCAAAAAAGAATTTGAAGGGGCAGCAAGACATTTTATGGAGGAGACTTTAAAATTGGGGAAATCACTTCGGCCAAATCACTTATGGGGTTTTTATCTTTTTCCTGATTGTTATAACAATAATTTTCAAGTTGCTGATTACAAAGGATATTGCCCtgatatagaaaagaaaagaaacgatgATCTCTTCTGGATATGGAAGGAAAGCACAGCCCTGTACCCATCCATCTATTTGAGGAGTAGCTTGAAGTCATCTGTAAACGCAGCGCTCTATGTCAGAAATCGCGTACAAGAAGCCATTCGGGTGTCTAAAGTAAAAGACCCTCATAATCCACTTcctatttttgtatattttcgcCTTGTCTTTACTGACCAAACTTTCCAATATCTGCTTCCGGTAAGTAAATCAAGGCACGGCAGCTTAACAAACGGTTGAGtgacttttatgtttttaaaggatGAAATTTAGTTTTTATGACTTATAAATGTGTACATGAAGAAAGTGTTGTTTGGAATGTAGGGAAggatgaaaacattttaaatcttttaaaattaaaagtagaattttTGGTGTGGGTAAGGGTTCCCTCACCTTAGGTGTTATTACTTATGAGATAACTAGTTATCTTTTTTTAATCAGACCCTCTTGCTAGGACCTGAAGTTTGCCCATTAGGCTGGTATTCCTGGCCACTGAGCCCGGGGGATTTGCCTGTGTATCTCCCTAGCACTGCGTTTACAAGCCAGTGTGCAGCGGCATGCCTAGTTCCTCTTTTATAGCATGGGTCCTAGGGTTAGAACATGGATCCTGTTATCCCAATCATTCTGTCCTCCCAGCCCAGCAATTGAATCCTGATTTTACTCATATGAACAGTTAGTCTCCTCGAGAATTATATGTGGTATAGACAATGCTTTaactcttgtttctctttttttcatttaatagatGAGTTCTCTTGTAAGCAGAAGTAATGAGAGCAATGATAGTCTCTGTTtttaaaacagtaacaaaatattTGTGTAACAAGTATATGAAGagtatagaaatatttaaaatctttttggaTCATCATAGTTAGCTTTGTTGAGTGTATACTACTAACTCTTCATGTAATATTTTCCAGACTGACCTTGTGAACACAATTGGTGAAACAGTTGCTCTGGGTGCCTCTGGAATGGTAATGTGGGGAACTCTTAATTTATCGCAAACTATGGTAAGTTGAATAGGAGGAtaaaagataaagatatttaTAATCTTATTATTAGGAGGATTGGTTAGGTATTTAATAAGAACATAAGCATAGTGTTTAGATGATCAAATGTTCTCTGTGCTATCTGAATTGAGATATCTTGTATTTGTTGGCTGTCAAGCAAAGGTGgcgtctgtttctgttttgtgctgAGGAATAAGATATTCATTAAGATTAACTAAAATTCTATAGGCTCCCTGGTTTGTATGAAGCAGTACTAAGAATCTAGTTTCATTCCAATAATGTAGTGTTTGGTGTCAGACAGcaggattttctttattttaattgtttaattgtccatattgtgttttttaaatctctgattcttttatccttttgacctcAAAAGAGAGTAAATGTATATATTACTAAGCTGAAGTAGAGCGTTTCCTTTACTACAGGACATGGGGTAGAAATGAAGAGTGGGCCATGAAAGTCAGATGAAAGCCATGGCCCATGGGGTCTGGCCTAGGATGGTTAGAGGACAGTTTTgatatttgaggaaagaaaggcaTTTTGAGAAGTATGAGACCTGTCTAATATCACCAGTCCTATCTCATTAAAGAATATCAAGATAGAGATATTTGTGAGAGTTTTTCCAAGGTAGCCTCAGTTTTCTGCCCATTTCcaatagaaataaatacaaataagtttAGGGAAAGTTATGTATCTCAATAAACTCTGTTGTACCccataaaactttttaaagttgGAATCATCATAGGTATATTCTAATTCTACAAtttgttccttatttttttccaaaactgCAAACTTCTTTCTCAAGAATAAGTTCTCAAGAATATTATTAATGTGGAATCAGAATAAATTCTGCACAGcatttaatttaaaagtaaaagaaccggggctgtcaagatggcttagtaggtaaagcCCTTGCCATTCTGGATCATGAGGTGTGGTAGGGGGAGAAGTGACTCCTGAAacttttctctgacttccacatatgtgCCATGGCCTGTGTGTATGCTTTTCTATATTCCAACACATACACTATAAAAACATCAGAAGAACAGAGACCTCTGCTCCCAATGAGTAGGAGGAAGGGACACATTACTCACCCGTCATATTTGTCAAAATATTGCTCATTgctttttgttaaattttttgagtaatcatgaatatatataatgaaaaagttATACATGTTCCACCATCTTCTCTTCCACTGCCAAAATAGACCTGATGAATaaggaataatataaaattatagtgTGGAGTAGTGTCATTCAGTGttttgtagtcctggctctcaGTAAATGAttaggagatagatagatagatagatagatagatagatagatagatagatagatggagagagagagagagagagagagagagagagagagagagagagagagagagagagagaaccaggaaaAGAGTAAATGGCAAGTGACTGGACAGGAAAACGTCATTCTTAGCTGTTACCTATCAAGAGAAGGCTGAACTCTTGAAGTCTCAGAACAAGCACCTTGTGTGTTTGGTTAGTTGTGTTTAGCAAGTGATTTCCTGCCATATCACAAGTAGATGCAggttctagctgggcagtggtggtgtgcaattttaatctcagcactcaggaggtaaaggcaggcagatctcttaggactacatggagaaagcctgtcttgaaccAACCCTCCTGCAGATAATTTCTTCATTATAATTTCTGGGAGTGAAACATTGACACAGTTTGAGGTATTTCCATGTCTTCCGAGGGATCTTCAGTATGATTCGTACAGGGATATAGCCTTTAACTTTGATGCCACTGCTTTCTATATAAGGCACTGTCTTAGCATTTTCTCTTACAGACTATACATCTCTGCTACCTTTCCCCATTTACTGATCAGTTTTAGTTTTATCTTTGTTATTCGTCACTTCTGATTCATATCCCATGAATGAATCCCAGTCACGTTTCCTCTGATTCACCGAGAACCTGAGAAAGTAGTGATTACAATTTTATGTTTGTTGGCCACTGCTAGAAGTGAACTGAAACAAATATCAAGAAAGTCCTTTTTCTTCCATGCCACTTTATCAGATGCAGTGACATGATAATGCCAGCTCTACCGGTTTTGCTAATGAGACTTGATTGTTTATTGTCCAGGAATTTGTGAGTTGTTAAACATAGTCctaattaaaagcaaaataattggaagatagagaaaacaaaatgtataaaattaatgttttttaataaaatatttttattggatttttaatgtatttacatttcaaatgttattccctttccagttTACCCTACAGAACCCCCcgtatcccatccccctccccctgcttctattagggtactccccctcccacccatccACTACCACCTCaccatcctggcattcccttacactggggaactgaaccttctcaggaccaagggcctctcctcctgttGATGCTTGACAATGCCATCCTCAGCCActtatgtggctggagtcatgggtcccttcatgtgtaccctttggttggtggcttaatccctgggagctctgtggggtctggttggttgatattgttgttctccctgtggggttgcaaaccccttcagctacttcagtccttaatctaactcctccattgggaaaaattaatgtttaaaacaattatgaatataaaataaatatatatttataataaatataaaataataactaaTGCTCAAAATGTACCAGGTGTTACTTCATGTTCACCTCAGTCCCCAGGGTTGTGTGGATCTGTTAGATAAATATGGTTGGATACACTCTAGGATACACTCACATCACATGTCCATTCTCTGTAATGGTGGTGTGCTCAGTTTCCACCTCTGCATTCAGTGTTGTTAGGTTGGTAAATTGAAGTTGGCCATTGtgggtatatttatactatatctCTTACACTGCCAGCTTAAATTTTTTCATAGAGTACATATAAGGTCATGCTCAAATCATAATTATCCCATTAGTCTGTTTTTTTGCCTAACTCTTGTCTCTGTAAGTATCTGTAGTAACACTTGAACTTGGTATAAAGTTTCAACTATTTGGCACTGAAAATATAGCCTTAAGGAATATTGATAGTCTTTGCATGCTTGAAACTGGAGAAACCAATAAAACAaagccctctaaatcaacatgagcatAAATTATACGAATTTAGGGAAACCGAAGCAGCACACACAGGACCCGCACAGGTCcgtaccaggtcctctgtgtatgtATTATGAATTCCAGCTTAGCGTTTTTATGGTACTCCTGAGTGCACAAATGAGTGAGTCTCttatgccttctcttgggctcttttccttttgttggtttgttcCTCCCAACTTTAATGTGATAGCTTTAttgtataatattattttattgtataaataatattatagtTAATATTATTTTTAGAAGTGTGTTCTGATCTAGCGTGAAACAGTAAGGGAGTGCAACTGGGTGGGAAGAAAATGGGTAAAGAActgggagcagaggaaggggaTCTATTTCCTGAGAAAAGCAtctcttttcaataaaagggaaatttaaattaaaaaattataatacagtGATTTTGGAAcataaaaaagaagataaggcATTTAATGGAAATAGTTAAT
It contains:
- the LOC127677365 gene encoding hyaluronidase-5-like is translated as MRVLDFKHSLFGSLLESNGLRQTLLVFLLIPCCLTVDFRAPPLIPNVPFLWAWNAPTESCLTRFNEPLDLSLFSLVGSPRKSATGQPVTIFYTDRLGLYPHIDDTQLIFHGGLPQLGSLKSHLEVAKKDILHYMPIDNVGLAVIDWEDWRPTWLRNWRPKDIYRNKSIELVRQQNTQLNFTEAVRRAKKEFEGAARHFMEETLKLGKSLRPNHLWGFYLFPDCYNNNFQVADYKGYCPDIEKKRNDDLFWIWKESTALYPSIYLRSSLKSSVNAALYVRNRVQEAIRVSKVKDPHNPLPIFVYFRLVFTDQTFQYLLPTDLVNTIGETVALGASGMVMWGTLNLSQTMKSCMNLHDYLKTILNPYIINVTLAAKMCSQTLCQGQGICSRKDWNSDVYLHLNPQNFQIHFIKRGKYEISGNPTLDDLQYFSKNFRCSCFASLNCKETVDIESVSAVSVCTLEDICINSLVITNRKDLPDNWDHPYFFNSNQSDISSTAIMSPCAPRRDVSGYLFVLSIYSQHLKYSL